The Gammaproteobacteria bacterium genomic sequence AGTTGTTAATCGTCATAAATGTCTAACCCGAATTCAACGTGATTGATAAATAATCCAATAACAGTATCATGCATTTTTTCCAGCTTTGAAAAACAAATGGTTCTTCGTGTC encodes the following:
- a CDS encoding IS1 family transposase — protein: TRRTICFSKLEKMHDTVIGLFINHVEFGLDIYDD